In Mycobacterium gallinarum, a single window of DNA contains:
- a CDS encoding beta-phosphoglucomutase family hydrolase: MLGLPERIRATLFDLDGVLTDTASVHKKAWKLMFDNFLEAQAEQAGTQFVPFDVDSDYLKYVDGKKREDGVRSFLASRGITLPDGAPDDAPDAQTVFGLGNRKNEAFQHTLQTDGVEVFDGSRRYLEAVVNAGFGTAVVSSSANTRQVLELTGLDKFVQQRVDGVTLREQNIAGKPAPDSFLRAAELLGVTPAEAAVFEDALSGVEAGRAGDFGYVVGVDRVGHAEALRRNGADVVVADLAELMSR; encoded by the coding sequence GTGCTCGGTCTACCCGAACGGATCCGTGCCACACTTTTCGACCTCGATGGCGTGCTGACAGACACCGCCAGCGTGCACAAAAAGGCCTGGAAGCTGATGTTCGACAACTTTCTCGAGGCGCAGGCAGAGCAGGCGGGAACCCAATTCGTGCCGTTCGACGTCGACTCCGATTACCTGAAGTACGTCGACGGCAAGAAGCGCGAGGACGGGGTCCGGTCCTTTCTCGCCAGCAGAGGTATCACGCTGCCCGACGGTGCCCCGGATGACGCTCCGGACGCCCAGACCGTCTTCGGGCTCGGAAACCGCAAGAACGAGGCGTTCCAGCACACCCTGCAGACCGACGGGGTCGAGGTCTTCGACGGATCTCGCCGCTACCTCGAGGCCGTGGTGAACGCGGGGTTCGGCACGGCGGTGGTGTCGTCCAGCGCGAACACCCGCCAGGTGCTAGAGCTGACGGGGCTCGACAAATTCGTCCAGCAACGCGTGGACGGCGTGACGCTGCGGGAGCAGAACATCGCGGGCAAGCCCGCTCCGGACTCGTTTCTGCGCGCGGCAGAACTGCTCGGAGTCACCCCTGCCGAGGCGGCCGTGTTCGAGGATGCGCTCTCCGGCGTCGAGGCGGGCCGTGCGGGAGATTTCGGATACGTCGTCGGTGTCGACCGGGTGGGCCACGCAGAGGCGTTGCGGCGCAACGGTGCCGACGTGGTGGTGGCCGACCTCGCAGAGTTGATGTCGCGATGA
- the guaA gene encoding glutamine-hydrolyzing GMP synthase: MTTGSPRPVLVVDFGAQYAQLIARRVREARVYSEVIPHTATVEEIKARDPQAIVLSGGPASVYEDGAPQLNAEVFDLGVPVFGICYGFQAMAQALGGTVARTGTSEFGRTELEVTGGDLHSDLPTTQPVWMSHGDAVTVAPEGFDVVATSSGAPVAAFENRAKGLAGVQYHPEVMHTPHGQQILSRFLHEFAGIDSTWTPANIADALVEQVREQIGDGRAICGLSGGVDSAVAAALVQRAVGDRLTCVFVDHGLLRAGERAQVQRDFVAATGANLVTVDVADRFLEALSGVTDPEGKRKIIGRQFIRAFEGAVRDIVGDTGSEVDYLVQGTLYPDVVESGGGSGTANIKSHHNVGGLPDDLKFKLVEPLRLLFKDEVRAVGRELGLPEEIVARQPFPGPGLGIRIVGEVTAQRLETLRRADSIAREELTSAGLDHQIWQCPVVLLAGVRSVGVQGDGRTYGHPIVLRPVSSEDAMTADWTRVPYEVLERISTRITNEVREVNRVVLDITSKPPGTIEWE; encoded by the coding sequence GTGACAACAGGTTCTCCCCGGCCCGTGCTGGTCGTCGACTTCGGAGCGCAATATGCGCAGTTGATCGCCCGCCGCGTCCGCGAAGCGCGGGTCTATTCCGAGGTGATTCCGCACACCGCGACGGTCGAGGAGATCAAGGCACGCGATCCGCAGGCGATCGTACTGTCGGGCGGTCCCGCGAGTGTGTACGAAGACGGTGCCCCGCAGCTGAATGCCGAGGTGTTCGACCTGGGGGTACCGGTTTTCGGCATCTGCTACGGCTTTCAGGCGATGGCCCAGGCGCTCGGCGGAACCGTCGCCCGGACCGGCACTAGTGAGTTCGGCCGCACGGAGCTGGAAGTGACTGGGGGAGACCTTCATTCCGATCTGCCCACCACCCAGCCGGTGTGGATGAGCCATGGAGACGCCGTGACCGTCGCCCCCGAGGGCTTCGATGTGGTAGCCACCAGCTCCGGTGCGCCCGTCGCCGCGTTCGAGAACCGGGCCAAGGGCCTGGCAGGCGTGCAGTACCACCCCGAGGTGATGCACACCCCGCATGGTCAGCAGATTCTCAGTCGATTCCTGCACGAATTCGCGGGTATCGACTCGACGTGGACGCCTGCGAACATCGCCGATGCGCTCGTCGAGCAGGTGCGTGAGCAGATCGGCGACGGGCGCGCGATCTGCGGTCTGTCCGGCGGCGTGGACTCCGCGGTGGCCGCTGCGTTGGTGCAGCGGGCCGTCGGCGACCGGTTGACGTGTGTATTCGTCGACCACGGTCTGCTGAGGGCGGGGGAGCGTGCGCAGGTTCAGCGTGACTTCGTCGCGGCCACCGGTGCCAATCTGGTCACCGTCGACGTCGCCGACCGGTTCCTGGAAGCACTGTCCGGGGTGACCGACCCCGAGGGTAAGCGCAAGATCATCGGCAGGCAGTTCATCCGTGCCTTTGAAGGTGCGGTCCGAGACATCGTGGGGGACACCGGTTCTGAGGTCGATTATCTGGTGCAGGGCACGCTGTATCCCGACGTGGTGGAGTCCGGCGGCGGGTCGGGAACTGCGAACATCAAGAGCCACCACAACGTCGGCGGGCTGCCCGACGACCTGAAGTTCAAACTGGTCGAGCCGCTACGGCTGCTGTTCAAAGACGAGGTGCGCGCGGTTGGCCGCGAGCTGGGATTGCCTGAGGAAATCGTTGCGCGCCAACCCTTCCCGGGGCCGGGCTTGGGCATCCGGATTGTCGGTGAGGTGACCGCGCAGCGACTTGAGACGCTGCGGCGGGCCGACTCGATCGCGCGGGAGGAACTGACGTCCGCAGGGCTGGACCACCAGATCTGGCAGTGCCCCGTGGTGCTGCTCGCCGGAGTTCGTTCCGTGGGGGTGCAGGGCGATGGGCGGACCTATGGTCACCCGATCGTGCTGCGCCCGGTGTCCAGCGAGGACGCGATGACCGCGGACTGGACGCGAGTGCCCTACGAAGTGCTCGAACGCATCTCGACACGCATCACCAACGAGGTCCGCGAGGTGAACCGCGTCGTGCTGGACATCACCAGCAAGCCGCCGGGCACCATCGAATGGGAATGA